The segment tgttttattttctttattttgttgtTCTTCCTCGTTTTCTAAGGTTTCGCTATTTATTAAAACACAaccattatttattttgttatcatCAATTTTAAGGTACACATTATCAATGATATCATTAGTTATATTTAAGTGTTCATTTTGGAGGGAGCAATATTTGGCTAGTTCAGATATATTTTCAATggtatttaaaagaaaaaaattgtttTGGTCCaagttatttttatgttttataatatttgaagatgatatattataattttgttctttacatgtatttgatttatttccttctttatgttcatttttattatttaaaattgttAGATTTTTTAATTGTGGAAGAAGGAtgtttttcataatattaattatattcgGTGTATTTGCTATAAGAATGGAAAAATaatcaatatttataaatttataaaagatatcattttttgcttcaattttttttatggtgACATTTTCTTTCCATGGTAATAAAGTATAAGCTATACCTTTTGTTTTTAGATAACcatgtaatattttaatagtagcttttatcatattatttgatTGTGTAAAATCTTGAACTACTCCTACAGAATGATTAACTTCATTTGTTACATTTTTGATTGAATTGAGTTGATTTGTTTCCTTATCAAAATcaaaaaagatattatttgcaaaaaataaatgattgttatttttaacaaaattataataggAATTTAAAGGGAAAGAATCCTTTTTTTGTTCGTCTAAAATTTGTTCACATactttaaagaaaaataaatctttttttatattcataaatttAATTTGGTTATATAAACATAGATAATTGTTGAATAATGGTATGTGTTCATTTTGTTCAAAGtttacaatatttttatttttatatgctgAAACCggtgtaaataataaatttctttGTAATAACGTttgtatgtttttattttgtagacattttttatgtacatgaaaattatgattaaaaagaaattcaTAAATACTATCATTTTTAGGACATTCAAAATATGATTTAATAATAGAACATATATGTTGAAACacttttatatcataatcaAACAAATCTAATTTGTTGATTACtataataacattattaATTCCTACAGATtttaaaatacatacatttcTATATGTTTCATcgttctttttattatatatattatttccatCAACTACTAATATAGCACAATCTGCATAAAAACTACATGtatgtaaattatttacTAATTCATTATGACCAGGtgtatcaaatatatttatttttttaatacatataacatCATCATGTATGACTTTCcttttataaaaatcttcaaatatatttttattaacataaatatttttatttgtatattttcctatattttgtttctcttgttcatcattattataatcattttcatttcttataatatcatatgcTAACTTTATATCATCTttggtataatatatataaaattcttttcttttattaaaaagagtTATGTTTCTTTCTCtttcatcttcttcttcgtctaatatatatgtatatttcgCACTTTCCCTGACATGTTCATACTTCTTTATGGTTTGTTCAGAaacataatttaaattataaagtaAAGCACCTATTAGTGTAGATTTACCAGCATCAATATGTCCTAATACAAGTACATTTAATGTGTTCagcattatatatttattgttgtctttaatattttgtagtgtgataatattttcttttttttttattatatcgtTTGTGGCattgttaatattttcttttttttttattggaTCATTTGTGACattgttaatattttcttttttttttattgtatcaTTTGTgattttgttaatattttcttttttttttattgcatCATTTGTgattttgttaatattttcttttttttttattggaTCATTTTTgacattgttattattttccttctttttattactacccttttcttgttttatattagcagtttttttcttttctttaaaatCAAATTCGCaatattctttttcatcataattatcataatcttcgaaatcatcatcataatcgTCGTATAGTAAACTTTTCCCTCTTCTTTTATTACTCATTTGTTTATCTTAATATTccaatattaaatataaataaataaataaataaatatatatatatatatatatatatatatgtatatatatatattttttttttttttttttagtgaggctattttttatcattcaagtgttttttataaagtgcaatataaaaacaaaatggtagttattacaaatattaaaatgtgcTCAAACAAATTGTgaaacacacatatatatatatatatatatatatgaattacaTATGGAACCTTATAAATGTGttgaatacatatatatgtacatattctATGGTtagaaaattttatattctcataatgaataaattaataagaacatatattgtcatatatatatcacagaaagtttttaaaatattagaatatatacgatcttaatttttttttttttttttttttttggaagctttatataattaaaagaaaacctttgaacaaaattaaaaataaatcaataatatatatatatatatatatattgaagaattattagttttgtaatatatcaaaaaatattaaaagaaaaaatttggAATATCATGAAGGATTTgttgaattttattttattttattttattttataataatgggAAAATATGTTgtcttcaaaaaataaaaaaaaataaaataacacttatgttttattttcatatggtTTTGAAATAAATCATAAGCACTGATATGACAATAAATAATTCttcataaaagaaaaaaattgttatatatcatcttttaaaaatataaactacacatatgtatatatatatatatatatatatatatatatatatttaacaaatttttaatttttttttttttttttttttttttttttttttgtttgcttaatatatatctttgatacatataatattgtcaaatattaaaagcaccataaaataaataaatatatttttaaacacgatatattatcattacaaaaaaaaaatatatatatatatttttttttttttctatgatatgtaaaaatatgacaataatattatacacatatatatttattaaatatattgttatatatatattattatttatacatatgtatttttcattttaaacattatatatatgtgaagaTGAGAGAATggacaaaaaattaaaacaacaaaaaaaaaaagaaaaaaaaaaaaaaaaaaaaaatatatcttatttCATTCTTGAAGTACgtgaaaaatgaaaacatataaataaataaataaatatatatatatatatatatatacatatatttatatgttcaatgttttattattttattcaagatatataatacaatatatatatatatatatatatatatggtgaagattttttctttcttctaatatatataaaaccatattttttatatcaaaaaaatgacggtgttataataaaaaatatatacgtaataaattaaaaaatattacattatatatatatatatatatatatatatatataataaatacaaataattatataagaaattatatttaattgttactatatataatatggttactaatttttgtaattcacatatgaataaatatatatctatatattatatatatatatatatttatatatatagttttttttttttttttttttttttttttttttttatacatttcaCTTTTCCTACCTTACTATTTATACATAACCTTGAGTTTTAAGttctataaaataattttccaATAAGTTTGAAAAtatgatcatttttttttttttttctttgttcctatatatattcttatatatcttaattaaatattattttaaaatatgcttatatatattatattattttttctttttttttttttgttatgttttatatttttaaaaagctTTTTctgcttctttttttttttttaaaataaaaaatatatatttgttttaaattatcattggtttttttaaaattttttaaaaaaaatatatatatataatataatattatatatctatatatatatatatatatataacctacgtttaaaaaaaattcctcTGTAATGTATCTATgttcataaaatttattatatatacataaaaaaaaaaatatatatatataatatatatatagagatatatatatatatattatatattatatatgtaaatagtttatattatatttaaaaaaaaaaaaaaaaattcaaaaactatatttatacatatataatatatatatatatataatattttgtttttgtatataaataatatataataattatattttatatttatataaatataattttttaagtttttttattttttttattttttttatttattttatttatttttta is part of the Plasmodium falciparum 3D7 genome assembly, chromosome: 9 genome and harbors:
- a CDS encoding elongation factor Tu, putative, translated to MSNKRRGKSLLYDDYDDDFEDYDNYDEKEYCEFDFKEKKKTANIKQEKGSNKKKENNNNVKNDPIKKKENINKITNDAIKKKENINKITNDTIKKKENINNVTNDPIKKKENINNATNDIIKKKENIITLQNIKDNNKYIMLNTLNVLVLGHIDAGKSTLIGALLYNLNYVSEQTIKKYEHVRESAKYTYILDEEEDERERNITLFNKRKEFYIYYTKDDIKLAYDIIRNENDYNNDEQEKQNIGKYTNKNIYVNKNIFEDFYKRKVIHDDVICIKKINIFDTPGHNELVNNLHTCSFYADCAILVVDGNNIYNKKNDETYRNVCILKSVGINNVIIVINKLDLFDYDIKVFQHICSIIKSYFECPKNDSIYEFLFNHNFHVHKKCLQNKNIQTLLQRNLLFTPVSAYKNKNIVNFEQNEHIPLFNNYLCLYNQIKFMNIKKDLFFFKVCEQILDEQKKDSFPLNSYYNFVKNNNHLFFANNIFFDFDKETNQLNSIKNVTNEVNHSVGVVQDFTQSNNMIKATIKILHGYLKTKGIAYTLLPWKENVTIKKIEAKNDIFYKFINIDYFSILIANTPNIINIMKNILLPQLKNLTILNNKNEHKEGNKSNTCKEQNYNISSSNIIKHKNNLDQNNFFLLNTIENISELAKYCSLQNEHLNITNDIIDNVYLKIDDNKINNGCVLINSETLENEEEQQNKENKTNKENKDNKENKTNKENKEKCNLSFNTIHNNNFHVIPCNKFKVLIKLNEIRIPLIIGRQYLFYSLNFAHSVTVTNIFSLYKKNVSSNSDHLSISSNKLKFADNKNITDIENYQKSFNKNSDNNNFTFYEKIDNKKCLRSHDIGIIEIQVNNNSLICAQYFREEFKYFISLDTPFFNIYDFLFFTISPLSRFILSEENQIIASGLILTKS